The segment TAGCAATAGAATAGTATTTAAATCCTATTCTTTTTAACCTCCTTTCTTTATTTTATATTTTTTTTTAAGACTCTTTTTTTTTGAATTACAATTATATAAATGTTAAAGTTTATAATATAATAATATATGATTCAAGCAGTATTTTTTGATATGGATGATACACTTTATGATACTTCTGGTTTTGCTAGTATTGCTCGTCGTGCAGCTGTTAAGTCCATGGTTCATAATGGACTTAAATGTAGTGAAGATGAAGGTTATGAATGTTTAATGGAAATTGTTAAAGAGAAAGGATCAAATTATGATAAACACTTTAACATTTTAACAGAACGTATAAATGGTGAGGAAGATCCTCTTATTATTGTTAATGGTATTATTACATATCATAACACGAAATTTGCAATGCTTAAACTTGAGCCTGAAAGCTTTTCTATATTGTTATATCTTAAAAGTAAAGATTATAAAGTTGGTCTTATTACTAATGGTAAGAAGTTAAAACAGTGGGAAAAGCTAGTACGTCTTGGTGTTTATCCATTTTTTGATGTTGTTGTAACATCTGAGGAAGTTGGTGTTGATAAGCCTAATGCTGAGATTTTCCAGATTGCTATGGATAGGTTAAATGTTACAGCTGATACATCTATTATGGTTGGAAATAAGTTTGATGTTGATATTATGGGTGCATATAATGTTGGTATGCAGAGTATGCTTATAAATTCAGATCTTACAAAGGATGAGGAACAATTTCTTAAGGATAATAATTATACAGTAACTCATCTTAATTCATTAATTGATATTATGAAAATATTATAATATATTTCGTAAAATATGTATATTATAATAGTTAGATATAATATATAAGAACAAAAATACTTTTTAGGGGAACTAATCTTTTTTTTATAATAAAAGAAAAAGTTATAAAATAATAATGGGAGGTTAATATATTGGTTCAATCTGTAATAATTTATTCTGAAATTATTCCTACAATTCTTGCTTTAGCTGGTGTGTATTTTATAGGTACAGGAATTTTAGATCATAAAAGATCACAAGCAGTACTGGGTATTTTATTATTCTTTGCAGCAGTTATAGTACCATTTATTATCCTGACAAGCCTTATATAGGTTATATCCTTATTTTTTTTCTTTTTTTTTGAATTCTATTTTTTTTTCATTATGTGATATGATATTTATGTTATATATTGTTTTATTTTTAATTTTAGTTTAAATTATTCTTGTTTTTAGTATTTTTTTTATTCTATAGTTTGTGTTTTAGTGTTCCTTCATGTAGTATTGTTCCAACTAAGAAGTGTTGGATGTTGTTTTTTTTATGTTGTGTTATGGTTTGGTTTGTTAGTCCTCCTGCCATGATGTGTGTTGTGTTTGGTGTTTTTTGTATTATTTCATTTATTATTGGTGGTGTGTTGCTTTTTTTGGTTCCTACTTGGCTTATGTTTAGTAGTATTGTGTATTTTGGTTTGTGTGTATTTATGAGGTTTATTATTTCATCAAGTTTTATGTTGTTATTTTGATTTAGCAGTTGATTATTTTTAATATCTACACTTACAATTAGTTTTTCTTTATCATAATTTTCAAATATGTGTTGTGCTTCATTAATTGATGGTAATGTTTCTGTTGCAACTATATTGTATGTGCATATTTTGTTGTTTTTTTCTACATCATTTAGTGTTCTTATTCCATTATCTAACATTACAGGTATTATCTGATTTATTTGTGATATAATTTCATTATTTGATCCATTATCTTCTATTTTATCAAGATCTGCAATGTAGAGTAGTTGAGAACCAGCATCTTTTAGATTTTGTGCTATTTGAAGTATATCATCCCCATATATACTTTTAAGACGGGTGTATGTGTCACGTTTTCCTGATTTACCGGATACTGCAATGTTATCTTTTATATCAAATACTGGAATAATCATAAACTAATCTAACCTCATTTTCTCATTTTTTTTATAATTCAATCAATTTTTTTTTCTTAGTAATCATTTAATC is part of the Methanosphaera cuniculi genome and harbors:
- a CDS encoding TIGR02253 family HAD-type hydrolase; translation: MIQAVFFDMDDTLYDTSGFASIARRAAVKSMVHNGLKCSEDEGYECLMEIVKEKGSNYDKHFNILTERINGEEDPLIIVNGIITYHNTKFAMLKLEPESFSILLYLKSKDYKVGLITNGKKLKQWEKLVRLGVYPFFDVVVTSEEVGVDKPNAEIFQIAMDRLNVTADTSIMVGNKFDVDIMGAYNVGMQSMLINSDLTKDEEQFLKDNNYTVTHLNSLIDIMKIL
- a CDS encoding HisA/HisF-related TIM barrel protein, yielding MIIPVFDIKDNIAVSGKSGKRDTYTRLKSIYGDDILQIAQNLKDAGSQLLYIADLDKIEDNGSNNEIISQINQIIPVMLDNGIRTLNDVEKNNKICTYNIVATETLPSINEAQHIFENYDKEKLIVSVDIKNNQLLNQNNNIKLDEIINLINTHKPKYTILLNISQVGTKKSNTPPIINEIIQKTPNTTHIMAGGLTNQTITQHKKNNIQHFLVGTILHEGTLKHKL